A single genomic interval of Symphalangus syndactylus isolate Jambi chromosome 18, NHGRI_mSymSyn1-v2.1_pri, whole genome shotgun sequence harbors:
- the LOC129467982 gene encoding uncharacterized protein isoform X2, which yields MQCQLFRTETSKAVSELNYDYICIKAGTGRPLGTPTIGLVLLVRRAIIYETELQSQPITQLLITRLTGSGKLKGLHWNNTDEIFYTLIYLSGIPLPLKAREKSQLPCRRGKGQVIWGKRSYTWSKVYSRLGNPSCAGATGPEPSQKPKGRHGSKRLSAAAFGDYVRMETSKEARLLELLPPLLRDNIDYPG from the exons ATGCAATGTCAGCTATTTAGGACAGAAACATCCAAGGCCGTGTCAGAACTCAATTACGACTACATATGcattaaggcaggaactggcagGCCTCTGGGTACGCCAACTATAGGACTCGTGCTTCTCGTACGCCGGGCTATAATCTATGAAACTGAGCTCCAGAGCCAGCCAATCACTCAGCTCCTCATAACAAGGCTAACTGGCTCTGGAAAGCTGAAAGGGCTGCACTGGAACAACACAGATGAGATATTCTACACATTAATCTACTTATCTGGAATCCCTTTGCCTCTAAAGGCCAGAGAAAAATCACAGCTTCCTTGTCGGAGGGGAAAAGGACAGGTGATCTGGGGAAAACGCAGCTACACCTGGAGCAAGGTCTATTCCCGGCTTGGCAATCCCAGCTGTGCCGGTGCTACAGGACCCGAGCCGTCCCAGAAACCAAAGGGCAGGCACGGCAGCAAACGCCTGAG TGCTGCTGCCTTCGGTGACTATGTGAGAATGGAAACTTCTAAGGAAGCCAGGTTGTTAGAATTGTTACCCCCTTTACTCAGAGATAACATAGATTATCCAGGCTGA
- the LOC129467982 gene encoding uncharacterized protein isoform X3, translating to MQCQLFRTETSKAVSELNYDYICIKAGTGRPLGTPTIGLVLLVRRAIIYETELQSQPITQLLITRLTGSGKLKGLHWNNTDEIFYTLIYLSGIPLPLKAREKSQLPCRRGKGQVIWGKRSYTWSKVYSRLGNPSCAGATGPEPSQKPKGRHGSKRLSSVFWMKKEELSNPESISTYILLHCETD from the exons ATGCAATGTCAGCTATTTAGGACAGAAACATCCAAGGCCGTGTCAGAACTCAATTACGACTACATATGcattaaggcaggaactggcagGCCTCTGGGTACGCCAACTATAGGACTCGTGCTTCTCGTACGCCGGGCTATAATCTATGAAACTGAGCTCCAGAGCCAGCCAATCACTCAGCTCCTCATAACAAGGCTAACTGGCTCTGGAAAGCTGAAAGGGCTGCACTGGAACAACACAGATGAGATATTCTACACATTAATCTACTTATCTGGAATCCCTTTGCCTCTAAAGGCCAGAGAAAAATCACAGCTTCCTTGTCGGAGGGGAAAAGGACAGGTGATCTGGGGAAAACGCAGCTACACCTGGAGCAAGGTCTATTCCCGGCTTGGCAATCCCAGCTGTGCCGGTGCTACAGGACCCGAGCCGTCCCAGAAACCAAAGGGCAGGCACGGCAGCAAACGCCTGAG CTCTGTCTTCTGGATGAAGAAGGAAGAGCTCTCAAACCCAGAAAGCATATCAACGTACATTCTTCTCCACTGTGAAACG